The Campylobacter concisus sequence TTCTCAAGAGATCACAACCATCGCAAGAGCTATTTCTCTTTTTGGTATGGCTACCATTCGTGGTTTTGCACTTTCAAGCACCATTAAAAAGAGTTTTTCTATCAATTTAGAGCCTTACGGTATTACTACGCAAGATTTTTTAAATATCTCGATCATTCAGAATGCATTGATGTACAACTGGCACTCTAAGATCAATCCTAAGAGTCTAGAAATTCTCTCTCCAGCTTCATTTATGCTTGAAATTGGAAAGATAGTCCTTGCTCACGAGCTAGTCGAAAGCAAACAAGATGCTGATTTTAGAGAAAAGATCAAAAACATATCTAGCCCAATCGATCTTGCCTTGTTTGAAACAGAAATTTTAGATATGTCAAACGAAGAAGTTACGGCCAAAATTTTTGAACAATGGAATCTTGAAACAGAGCTTAGTAGCTCAATATTATATTCAACCAATCCAGAAGAAGCGCCAGATCATATAAAAGATTATGCAAAAGCCCTAAAGGTGATAAAAACAGCTGTAAATATCTTTAATCAACTTGATGATATAAGCATACAAAATACACTGCCGCTTCTTGACGAATATGGCTTTAGGCATGATACGTTCTTAATGGCTGTCGCTAAAGTCAAAGACAATTTGTGAAAGAATTTTTAACTTCACTACTCGTCGGCATCAAAGAAAAGGAGATATCAAACGAAGATAAAGAAGTCTTACGTAATCTCCTAAATCTTGGTGCCGTAAGCTTACATAAAGATAAATTTTACCTAAACAACGGCTATGTCTGCGGCAAGCTAGACATCAGCCAAAACGCAACTGGCTTTATCATGCCATTTGACAAACGCTTCAAGCAAGACATTATCGTAGAAAATAAAAATTTAAACAACTCTCACCTTGGCGATATCGTGTTAGCAAAGCTTTTGCCACTTAAGAAAAAACGCCAGAGTGCTAAAATAGTGATGAGTCTAAAGCTTGCAAATGAGACAAGCGTGGTCTACACAAAACGCTTTGGGGCAGCTATTTTAGGTGTAAATTTAAAAACTGGACTAAGCACAACCCTAAAAGCGACACAAAAAAGCCTAAAAATGCTTCCTCTTGGGACGCTACTAAAGATAAATAACCTAAACAACGAGATAGTCGAGGTTTTAGGAAATTTAGAAGATCCGCTAAGCGACGAGAAAATTTCGCTTGCCATTTATAATAAAAATGATAAATTTAGCGAGGCTTGCGAGCTTGAGGCAAAGGCTTTTGGCGACGAAGTTGATGCTAGCATGTATCCAAACAGAATTGATCTAAGAAATTTAGAGTTTTGCACGATAGATCCGGTTGACGCCAAAGACTTTGACGATGCCATATATTTTGATGAGAAAAAGCGCGAAATTTACGTTGCTATCGCCGATGTGAGCGAGTATGTGACTGCCTATAGTGCCATTGATAGTGAAGCTAAAAAAAGAGGCTTTTCTATCTACTTTCCGCACATTTCAGTGCCGATGTTGCCGCGCGCGCTAAGTGAAAATATCTGCTCGCTAAAGCCAGACGTGCCGCGCCTTGCATTTTGTTTTAAAATTTCACTTGATGCAAACAACGAGGTAAAAAAAGAGGAGCTTTTTGAAGCGATTATCCTTTCAAAAAGGCGCTTTAACTACGATGAGATCGATGAAATTTTAGAGGGCAAAAGAGAGTGTGAAATTTCATGGGTCAAGCCACTTTTTAAACTCACCACAAAGCTTCGCAAAAAAAGGCTTTTGCATGCATTTGACTTTAGGACAAAAGAGCTTAGAATGAGCCTTGATGAAGAGGGTCAAATTTCTCAAACCAGGTTTGAAAGCGACTCTGACTCACATAGACTAGTCGAGGACTGCATGCTTTTAGCAAATAAAGCTGCCGCAAAGCTCATCACAAAGGGTGTTTTTAGAAACCACGCTTCGCCTGATTTTAAAAAGATAGATACATTACTTGAAGATTTGCAACTTTTGGGGCTTGACCTTACTTATGAAAACGATCTTGCAAATTTAATAAGGAAGATCCAAATAAAAGCCGATGAACTTGGCAACCGCGAAGAGATAGATAAGCTCATCATCAAGTCGCAAAAAAAAGCTGAATACTCGAGTGAAAATTTAGGCCACTTTGGGCTTGGATTTGATAGATACACACACTTTACAAGCCCTATTAGACGCTATTCTGATCTCATTTTGCACAGACTTTTAAAGGCTAAAATTTCAAAAGATGAGAAGCTTTACAACTTCTTGCTTTTAAACATCCAAAGCACCTGCGCAAATTTAAGCGAACTTGAAAGAGAAGCCGACAAGGTGGCCTACGACTTTATGGATAGGAAATTTGCACGCTGGGCAGCCGCAAACATCGGCAAAGAGGTGCGCTGCTATGTGAGCGAAAACCAAAATGTCTTGGTTGCCAAGCTTGATGATCATTTTGTTGGAGCTAGGATTTTCATCACTGGATACAGTGCAAATTTACTTCAAAAGCTTGTCGTAAAGATCACAGAGGCCGACATCGCGAGTGCTAAAATTTTTGCAAAAGTGGTAAGAAAGATCGATGTATAGAAAAGATTTGGAGCTGAATTTAGCAAATGCAAATTTAAGCAACTACTTCTTACTTTTTGGAGCGGACGAGTTTCAGATCGAGCTCTTTGGCAAAGAAATTTTGAGCTTTTACTCTAGCGAAGATGCGAATTTATTAAGCCTTTATTTTGACGAGTACAACTACACGCAAGCAAGCTCTCACCTAAGCGAACAGTCACTTTTTGGTGGTAAAAATATCCTTTATGTAAAAAGCGACAAAAAGATCCCAGCAAAAGAGCTAAAAGAGCTCATCTTACTTTGCTCAAAAAGCCAAGATAATTACTTTTTATTTGAGCTTTATGAGTCCGATATGAAACTAGTTTTTGATACGCAAAAGGCTTTTGGGACAAATTTTGCGAGATTTTTTAAGCCATCAACTCCAGATGAAGCGATAAATTTACTAGCCAAAAACTCAGCCAAAATAGGCCTAAACATAACCAAAAACGCACTTTATGAGCTTTACTTTACACATAATGAAAATTTATACCTTGCAGCAAGCGAGCTAACAAAACTAAAGAGCCTAAACACACACATCGAACAAGATGATGTAAAAAGGCTGGTTTTTGGACTTGGCGGGATAAATTTTGATGATTTTTTTAATAAATTTATGGCCCTAAAAGACATAAAAAACGACTTTTTTACCTATCTAGAAGATCCAAATTTTAATGAAATTTTACTTCTAAACTCACTTTACAAAGCATTTTTTAGGCTATTTAAAATTTACTCTTACATTAAGATAAATGGTCGCTTAAATTTAGATGAGGCAATTGGTTATCAACCGCCTGTAAATGTAGCAAATTTATTAAAAACAAATAGCTTGAAACTAAATTTAAACGCCTATTTGGAGATATTTAAAACGCTAAATTTAGTCGAGTTAGAGCTAAAAACAAACACAAAAATGGATAAAGAAATTTTTGTATTATCAACTATTTTAAATTTACAACATCTCATATCAACAGCAAATATTAAGTAACTTTAAGCTAAAATCCACCCTTGCTTAAAGCAAAATCCTTGCTCACAAAGTGAGCTAAATATCCATAAGGAGAAAAAATGAAACATTACGAGCTTTTATTTATTCTTAAGCCGACATTAACGGAAGAGGAAGTTAAAGCTAAGGTTGACTTTGTAAAAGAAGTCATAACAAAAAATGGCGGCGAGATCGCTACTGTCGTTGAGATGGGTACTAGAAAGTTAGCCTATACCATCAAAAAATATGAGCGTGGAACATACTTTGTTATCTATTACAAAGCGCCACCAGCACTTCTTGCAGAGCTTACAAGAAACGTAAGAATCACTGAAGATATCATAAGATTTTTAAGCGTTAAATATGAAAATAAACGCGAAATCGCAGCTTGGGAAAGACTTTGCAAAGGTATCAAACAAACCATAAAAAAAGAGCCTCGCGAGCCAAGAGCACCGCGTGAGCCAAGAGTTGAAAAAGTAGACGAGCAAACTTTTACAGAAGAATAATCAAGGATAAAAAATGTTCAATAAAGTAGTACTAGTTGGGAATTTAACAAGAGATATCGAGCTAAGATACACTACTAGCGGATCTGCTATAGGAAATTCCGGTATTGCTGTTACTAGAAAATTTAATACTAACGGCGAAAAACGTGAAGAGACATGCTTTATTGACATATCGTTCTTTGGCAAATCAGCTGAGATAGCAAATCAATATTTAAGCAAAGGCTCCAAACTTCTGATTGAAGGAAGATTAAAATTTGATCAATGGACAGACAATAATGGACAAAACCGTTCAAAGCACTCAATTGTAGTTGAAAATATGGAGATGCTTGGCGGAAATAGCGGAGCTAATGGACAAAGTCAAGGTGGATTTAATCAAAATAGTTCGTACTCACAACAACGAAATAATGGTTTAAATAATAGCTATGGTAATGGTGGATATCAAAATTCAGCATCACAAAGACAGCAAATGCAACCACAAAATAAAAAAGTACAAGAAGAGTACTATGAGGAAAAAATCCCTGATATAAACATTGACGCCGATAATTTTGATGGCGACAACGAAATACCGTTTTAATTTAAAGGATAGAAAATGGCAGAAAAAAGAAAATATTCACGTAAATATTGCAAATTTACAGAAGCAAAAATTGATTTTATAGATTATAAAGATACTTCTCTTTTAAAGTATTGTTTATCAGAGAGATTTAAAATAATGCCAAGGCGTTTAACTGGCACATCAAAAAGACACCAAGAGATGGTAGAAAAAGCGATCAAAAGAGCTCGTCATGCAGCAATCATACCTTACATAGTAGATCGCGATGATGTAGTTTCAAATCCTTTTGATGGACTATAATTATTTAATTTATTAAACCCCTATTAATGGGGTTTAATCCTAATCTTAAATATCCTAGATTTATGTTCTTATAGATTTTTATTTATTGACTGCAGTTTAAAATATTTTTCAAGTACTATCTATAATTTTGGTTTAACTTACACGAGGCAATTAGAATTTATTCAGGTGGATATCTCAAAATATATGCTGTCTTTAAATAACTCTATAGCATCAATTTATTAGTTCAAAATAATTTATTTTGCCATATGTGCAATTCAATATCATTGATCCATATTATTCACAATTTCCACCACGAATCACATATCATCTATCGTATAGCAATAGCTATCCATATGAGGCTAAAAGGTAAGGTACTTAAATGTCAATAAACTTTATTTGATAATCCATTTGGTATCCGTACATCTTGCAAGTGGCCTTTATTATGTATTTTATTTTAAAAATTTACTGATGCCAAACCGGCCTAACAATGCAACTAATGTTAGCCAAAAAAACAAATTTTAAACACCCTTTTCTTGACATGTAATAATGTTTTTTGTATAATCTCAATTCTCTTTTAAATAAATGTCTTGCTAGCTCAGTCGGTAGAGCATCTCACTTTTAATGAGGGGGCCGTTGGTTCGAATCCAACGCAGGACACCATTTTTGGGTTTATGACCCTTTCGTCTAGTGGCTCAGGACTCTACTTTCTCTGTGTAGAAACAGAGGTTCAAATCCTCTAAGGGTCGCCAGATACTTAAATTTTTAGGTCGCTTAGCTCAGTTGGTAGAGCGCCACCCTTACAAGGTGGATGTCATAAGTTCGAGTCTTATAGCGACCACCATTACTTTTAGGTGCAGCGGTAGTTCAGTTGGTTAGAATGCCGCCCTGTCACGGCGGAGGTCGCGGGTTCGAGCCCCGTCCGCTGCGCCATCTATTATTCTTTGACTTTCATTTTCACCATTACTATAATTCTTAAAAATAGTGTATTTATTAAAAAATTTATGTTTTAAAATTTTACATATAAAATAAATTAAAAAGTAAAATCTAATTTATCGCCACTAAATCGCATATATTTAAAAATAAATCTTTTTCTAAAATTTCTAAATAATTGATACAAGACAAATCAAAATTAATATTTTTATCTCTAAGTTATCAAAAAATCAATATAATCGTAAAAATTTAATAAGGGAAATTTATGGCATTTGAAAATGTATTAAAAGCGATTGAAGATATAAAAAATGGCAAAATGGTAATTATGGTCGATGACGAGGACCGTGAGAATGAAGGAGACTTGGTCTTTTCAGCGGCAAGTAGCGATATGCAAAAGGTTAATTTTGCGATCACTCATGCAAAAGGTGTGCTTTGCCTTGCGATGGATGAAGCAAACGCAAAAAGACTTGATTTGCCGCTAATGGTTTCTAAAAATACATCTAGCCACGAAACCGCATTTACTGTCACAATTGATGCAAAGGAGGCAACGACAGGCGTAAGTGCTTATGAGCGTGATATGACGATTAGACTTGCTGCTAGTACTGATTCGGTGCCTGAAAATTTTGTAAGGCCTGGGCATATATTTCCGCTTATTGCAAAGAAAGGCGGCGTACTCGTTCGAACAGGTCATACTGAAGGATCAGTTGATCTTTGCAAACTTGCTGGCGTTAGTCCAATGGCAGCAATTTGCGAGATCGTAAAAGAAGATGGCACAATGGCCAGACGTGATTATCTGGAAGAATTCTGTAAAAAATTTAACCTAAATATGATAAGCGTTTCTGAATTAGTAGAATACAGACTTAGCCACGAAAGCTTAATAGAGGTTTCGCCCGCAAAGAGTGTAAAAATCTGTGGTTTTGAAGCAAAAAGATATGACATAAAAGATCACGAAAATAAAAATCACGCTGCCTATGTTTTCGGAGAGACAAAAGCGCAAACTAATGTAAAATTTCAAAAAATAAGCAAAGACCATGAGCTTTTAAGCGGAGATAAATTTGATAATTTATTAAAGTCGTTGGATTTTTTAAGTAAAAATGGTGGAGTGTTACTATTTTTAGACAGTAATAAAAACAATGCAAGCTCACAAAAAGATTATGGCATTGGGGCACAAATTTTAAAGTATTTTGGCATAAGCGAAATTGAGCTTTTAAGCTCAAATAAAAATAAAGAATTTGTAAGCCTTGCAGGTTTTGGTCTTGATATAAAGGGCTATAAAGAAATTTAATTTTGCCACGTTCTATTTAATGCGGATATTAACCATGCTAATAGCAAAATTCTTCACTTGGAAAATTTTTGCCTTTTACATCATTTGCGTAGGATTGCACACTCTTTCTTACAATATCCGCTCCATCAAGATAGCGTTTTACAAATTTTGGTTTAAAGTCTTCAAAAAACCCAAGCATGTCAGACCATACAAGCACTTGTCCATCGACGTTTACTCCAGATCCGATACCAATGACTGGCACATGAACCTGCTTTGTTATCTCGCTAGCCACGCTACTCATCGTACCCTCAAGCAAGATACCAAATGCTCCAACTTGCTCAAACGCCAAAGCCTCTTCAATTAGCTTTTTTGCCTCGATCTCGCTTCTTCCCTTTATCTTATAGCCGCCTTCAAATTTATAAAACTGAGGCTTTAAACCAATGTGAGCCATAACGTTTATGCCCTCTTCGCAAAGACGCTTTACTAAATTTACTTGATGCATGCCAACTTCGAGCTTTACCGCATCGGTATTTGTCTGTTTGAAAAATTTCATCGCATTTTTTATCGCTTGCTTTTCATTTGTGTAACTACCAAATGGCATATCGGCCATGATAAAAGTATTTTTAGCTCCATTACAAACGGCCTTTGTATGATAAAGCATGGTATTCATGTCCGCACTTATCGTACTTTCTTGCATATTAAAACTCATATTTAAGCTATCGCCAACCAAAATAATATCAGCATAATCATCAAAAAGCTTAGCAAATAACGCATCATAGGCAGTTATCATTATAATAGGCTCAATGCCTTTTTTATTTTTTATATCATTTATGCTTAGTTTTTTCTTCTGAGTTTTTTCATTTTTCATTGCAAGCTCCAAGGATTTTTAGCTAAAAGGCTAACAATTTTATCAAATTTTTGCTACAATTACGCCAATTTCTTAAGGACATAAAAATGGGTATATTAAAAAGGCTTGAAATAGATTACTCTTATGATATAGTTGAAGAATTTTTATCTCACTATGCTTTAATGTGCGATTTACTTGAGCCTTTGATAATAAATTTAGGAAGAGCTGATAAATATAAAGATAGTATCTTAGAGCTTACTAGGATTTTTCATAATATTAAATCAGCAGCAGGATTCATGCATCTTGATCCGATATTAAAGCTTACAACTTTAGCTGAAGAGATAACTCAAGAGGCAAGAAGTCTAAAAGGGCCAGCAAATGATAAATTTATAGATTGGTTGCTGCTTATTAGTGATCAGTTTAATAAATATAAAGATGATGTCGAGAACGATTTTGAATATTTTAGCGTTCTTGAGCCAAAAATCATTGATGTGCCTGCAAAACTTAACTAAATAATTCACTAACCATTTTATTTTTTGGGAGCGACTTGGCTTCGACAGGAGCAGAGTGTGTACGGTGGCACGTCGCTTTGAGCAAAGCGTAAAAAGCTCAAATTAAATTTAAACGCAAACAACGTTAATTTCGCTCCTGCTTACGCTAAAGCTGCGTAAGTTCAGTTGAGCCTTGCTTAGTCTAATTCTAGCTAGGACAAAAGCAAGTAATTTAGCTAGAGTAGGCTCGCAAAGTGACTGCTTGCTAGCTGAAATTTTAGTCTTAGTCTAAATTTTGGTTTTGGAAAGTGAGCCTTTTTAGATGAAATTTTCACTTTTGCTAAGCGTGTAGAGGCTGTATGCATTTTGTTTTTGGACAGGGGTTCGATCCCCCTCGCTTCCACCATTCTTTTTATTTACACTATAAATACAAAAATTTATCAGATAAATAGAATCTAAAAGAGTTCTTCTGACTCAAAATAATTTTGTGAAATATTTCGCTCTTTTTCATTGGTATTTACATGAAGCACATAATAGCCTATCTGTGTATTACTAGCGTCTATTAGTGGCACCACGCAAAAGTAGTGTGTTTTATAAACGTAAAATTCATATTCTTTAAAATTAATATCACGCAAAAAACCTACAATATTTAAATTTGCACTGCTTAAATTTTCGATGTAATAATCATTTAAAATTTGATCACTCGGAATGCTTTTACGTGATGGCATCTTGTCTTTTGCCAAAAGAACAAATAGATCAATTCCTTGCTTTTTAAAATAATTTCCAAGTGAGTCAAAATTTAACAAAACCTCGATGTTGCCAATAATTCTACCATCACGTATTACGTTTGAGACAGCCCTTATATGCGTTCCAGCATACCACGCCTCGATGCCGACCATGGGCTTGTTTTGATGCCTTGACTCTTGCACTAAAAACCTACTACTAGCGATCATATCACCATATCTGTTTAGATCCCAGCTCCTTACATAGCTTTTTAGATCTTTATCATAAATGTGAAGCTTAATGTTGTTATACATCGATGCTGCGCCAAGGGTTTTGGTTAAATTTTCGATATTTTTTATGCATTCATCGCGGCTTTGTCCTAGCAAGCACATTTGTATAGACTCATTTTGAGCAAGCAAGATAGAGATCGCCATTGATGAAAATTTCTCATCATCTATACTTTTATTAAGCTGTTTTACCTGGTAATCGAAAAAGACTCGCATATTATTTTGCATCTTTTCAGCCATATAAGAGCTGTAAAGAAAGTAAAAAAGCCCTCCAAGTACTATGATAAAGATAAAAACGATATAGAAATTAAAATATTTTTTATATTTATTCAAAACTAGCCCTTAACTTTTCTTCTAAAAATTTTGCAAATTTATCAAATTCTGGCAACACAAGCTCACTTTTTCTTTTTGGATTAGCCCAAACACTATCTGGAAAAAATGCATCATCACTAAATCTAGCAATAACATGAATATGCACGTGTGGCACGTAGTTTCCGAAGCTTGCAATGTTTATTTTGGTTGGTTTATAAAACTCAAGCATCGCCTTTTCAGCTACTAGCATCGCTTCAAATAGCCTAGCCCTACTCGCTTCATCGCAATCGCTTAACTCACGAAATGGCTTAATGGTAAAAATTTTTATCCATGGAAGTTCGTTGTCTTCACGCTCGATTTTTATAAATTTATCTTCATAGATCATATTTGTTCCTATTTTTTATACAAAATTTCTCTCTCTTAAAAGCGTATAAAGCTTGATAGTCGAGATAAAAAATGTCACGATCGCTGGTCCAAGGATCACACCCCAAAATCCAAATGTCGTGATACCTGCAAGCATCGCGAAGAATATAAGAAGTTCATTTATTTTTGTTGGTATTTTAACCAGCTTTGAGTTTATAAATTTAATAACAAGTGGCTTTAATAGCGTATCAGCTGCAAATGAGATCACTACGATCGTATAAATTGCGATAGTTATCGCTGCTGCTGTGTTGCCATTTGCAAACTCATAAATGCTAATAGGCCCCCATGCCAAAATACCACCAACGACTGGGATGAGTGAAGCAAAGCTAAAAAAGATGCCAGTTAGCACGCCGTCATAGCCGTAAAAGCTTGTGATAATAGCAAATAAAAAGCCTTGGATTATCATATTTGCAATGGTTGAATAAAAGACCACACTCATCACGTTACCAACCTCGCTTAAAATAGACTCTGTGTCATCTTGCTTTAGCGGAAGTGCATATTTTAGATAGCTGATTAGTTCATTGCCATAAAGATTGCAAAAGAAGAAAAAGACCAAAATAATAATCATATCAACGCCAAATTTAAGGCTTAACTTACCTAGACTTGCAAGATTTGTCGCAAGTTGAGAAAAAAGCATCTTAATATCAAGTCCACCGATAAATTCTTTTATCTTTGGCTCTAAAAAATTTATCGACTCAGGCATCCTAAAATCATAATTTTTGATAAATTCGATAGTCTTTGTGACATTGTTTATATCAAAGCCAGCTGCGTATTTTGCGATCTCAACCACCGCATAAAGAAGTGGGGCGATAAATAAGCAAAGAAGCACAGATGTGGTAAGAGCCGATGAAAGCGTCTTGCGGTTTTTAGTGAGCGATAAAAATGCGATTTGGACATTTGAAACCGCGACAGCAAGCAGCGCAGCGATAAAAATATCAAGCAAATATGGTTTAAAAAGATAGACCACCAAAGCCAAAGCACAAAATACAAAAATTCCAAAAAATAGTCTATTGTTCATCTTGCTCCCTTAAAATGGGATTATTATAGCAAATTTATCAAAGTTGCTCATTTGCTTCCCAAATTGCTTAAGCTCTTTGCCATCAAGCTTGCAAAGCTAGCAAGTGTGGCTAGGCTTTTGACATTTTTAGCATGCTACTGGCGCTTAGTAAATTTAGATAAATTGATAGTTTTACGTAAAATTTTTAGCTCAAAAGCTCCTATAAATTTAGCCTTTTACGTACACTGAAAATTTGCCCCGACGATCTCGCATTCATCACAGATTTGAACATAAATAGTTCCCTCGCCATCTACTAGACTTCCAAGAGGAATTTGTGCTATGTATTTCATGCTTTTGCTACATTTTGGACATTTTAAATGCTCGGCATCTTGCTCCCACTGCGGATATCCTCCAAGCAAAATTTCGCTATCTATCATATATGAGTAGTGAGCGCAAACCTCGCTGGCTAGCTCGAAATTTTGCCCATCAAGAGTCGTCACAGCATCTCTTAAATAGTCATCACTCTCGCCCTCACCTACTATCTCTGTTTGCATATTATTGCCATCATTTTGGCAAAAATACTGCACAAGACCAATGCATGTTGGACAAAATTTAAGTACAGCATCGTTTTTAAGCTCTAGCCCAAGTCGCTTTAGACTCTCTTTTTTGATGATAAATTCCAGCATCTCGCCGCTACAAAATTTACATTTTTCATCGTTTAGTGCTTTAAATTTAATGCTTGCATCTGCGTTTTGGCTTGGCTGGCAGGTAAAACACCTATCAAAAACTAGGCTTCTTCTCTTGCCGCTCTCATCAAAGCTCCAGCCTGCAACCTGAGCGTATCCATCGGTATCAACGTGAAGCTTTGCCTTCCAAGGCTTTGGCGCTTTATAGAGCTTAAAAAATAGCTCTCTTACCACCTCATCGCCCTGCC is a genomic window containing:
- a CDS encoding cytochrome C codes for the protein MGEPHLCPKCKQRTIYFDGICYDCRQKEKLEFYENLSEDEIKQKLKNVLAHVDEIGKYGEIYSDLVYIFYLHGICDEQIIREVTKQGEYYPFEIYKNAPSDVRDELINSLNGAENIVKINHILCALAWQGDEVVRELFFKLYKAPKPWKAKLHVDTDGYAQVAGWSFDESGKRRSLVFDRCFTCQPSQNADASIKFKALNDEKCKFCSGEMLEFIIKKESLKRLGLELKNDAVLKFCPTCIGLVQYFCQNDGNNMQTEIVGEGESDDYLRDAVTTLDGQNFELASEVCAHYSYMIDSEILLGGYPQWEQDAEHLKCPKCSKSMKYIAQIPLGSLVDGEGTIYVQICDECEIVGANFQCT